In Meles meles chromosome 14, mMelMel3.1 paternal haplotype, whole genome shotgun sequence, a single window of DNA contains:
- the METTL21C gene encoding protein-lysine methyltransferase METTL21C: MAFGQLGSDGTASVSGCSPHLAGEMGWGNSGVWRQDAAAVMDVCLHSEQQQPRHLQEAPCTPDGGLEPAAEGALQEDGTGRRPGDSNEIEPSLRSLQKFVPTDYASYTQEHYLFAGTEIVIQESIESYGAVVWPGATALCRYLEEHAEELNLQDAKILEIGAGPGLVSTVASILGAQVTATDLPDVLGNLQYNLLKNTLKRAAHLPEVRELVWGESLEQHFPRSTFYYDFVLASDVVYHHYFLDKLLATMAYLCQPGTVLLWANKFRFSTDYEFLDKFKQVFDTTLLAEFPESSVKIFKGILKWD; the protein is encoded by the exons ATGGCTTTTGGTCAGCTGGGCAGTGATGGAACGGCCAGCGTGTCCGGTTGCTCTCCCCACTTGGCTGGAGAGATGGGATGGGGCAACTCTGGGGTGTGGAGACAGGATG CGGCTGCGGTTATGGACGTGTGTCTGCACTCCGAGCAGCAGCAGCCCAGGCACCTGCAGGAAGCACCATGCACCCCAGATGGGGGCTTAGAGCCGGCGGCAGAGGGGGCTCTCCAGGAGGATGGCACCGGCAGACGCCCAGGAG ATTCTAACGAGATAGAACCATCTCTTCGTAGCCTCCAGAAGTTTGTTCCCACCGATTACGCCAGCTACACGCAGGAGCACTACCTGTTTGCAGGCACGGAGATCGTCATCCAAGAATCCATAGAGAGCTACGGAGCCGTGGTGTGGCCAGGG GCTACGGCTTTGTGCCGGTATTTGGAGGAACACGCAGAGGAACTGAATCTCCAAGATGCGAAGATTCTTGAGATTGGTGCTGGACCAGGCCTCGTCTCCACCGTGGCCAGTATTTTAG GAGCTCAAGTCACAGCAACGGATCTGCCTGATGTCCTAGGAAACCTGCAATACAATCTTCTGAAGAACACGCTGAAGCGTGCAGCGCACCTGCCGGAAGTGAGAGAGCTGGTCTGGGGAGAGAGCCTGGAGCAGCACTTCCCCAGGTCCACGTTTTATTACGACTTTGTTCTGGCCTCGGACGTGGTCTACCACCACTACTTCCTGGACAAGCTGCTCGCCACCATGGCGTACCTTTGCCAGCCAGGGACAGTATTGCTTTGGGCAAACAAATTCAGGTTCAGCACCGATTACGAATTCCTAGATAAATTCAAGCAAGTTTTTGACACAACACTCTTGGCTGAATTTCCAGAGTCATCCGTCAAAATTTTCAAAGGAATACTAAAATGGGATTAA